The Oreochromis niloticus isolate F11D_XX linkage group LG13, O_niloticus_UMD_NMBU, whole genome shotgun sequence genome has a window encoding:
- the sfrp5 gene encoding secreted frizzled-related protein 5 yields the protein MANGQKSPRWALTQGSFSLALGLSPFSLLLLLTVSAADEYDYYSWQSDNFHNGRFYTKQPQCVDIPADLRLCHNVGYKKMRLPNLLDHETMPEVKQQAGSWVPLLAKRCHADTQVFLCSLFAPVCLDRPIYPCRSLCEAVRDSCAPVMETYGFPWPEMLTCDKFPIDNDLCIPMQFTGNHATQPPVSKVCPPCDNELKKDNIMEHYCASDFVLKMKIKEVKKEKGDRKLIAAQKKKKVLKQGVLRKKDLKKLTLYIKNGANCPCSQLDSLGSNFLIMGRKVDQQLLLTSIHKWDKKSKELKVAIKYMKSHQCPTYHTVFQ from the exons ATGGCAAACGGACAAAAGAGCCCCAGGTGGGCATTAACCCAGGGCTCCTTCAGCTTGGCACTGGGCCTGTCGCccttctccctcctcctcctccttaccGTCTCGGCCGCAGATGAGTATGACTACTACAGCTGGCAGTCGGACAACTTCCACAATGGCCGCTTCTACACCAAGCAGCCCCAGTGTGTGGACATACCAGCTGACCTGCGCCTGTGCCACAATGTGGGCTACAAGAAGATGAGGCTGCCCAACCTCCTGGACCATGAGACCATGCCCGAAGTTAAGCAGCAGGCAGGCAGTTGGGTGCCCCTCCTGGCCAAGCGGTGCCATGCTGATACGCAGGTCTTCCTGTGCTCACTGTTTGCACCGGTGTGCCTAGACAGGCCCATCTACCCTTGCCGCTCACTGTGCGAGGCTGTCAGGGACAGCTGTGCTCCGGTGATGGAGACCTACGGCTTTCCCTGGCCGGAGATGCTGACCTGCGACAAGTTCCCCATTGATAACGACCTGTGCATCCCCATGCAGTTCACCGGGAACCACGCGACCCAGCCACCAG TGTCAAAGGTGTGCCCACCGTGTGACAATGAGCTGAAGAAAGACAACATCATGGAGCATTACTGTGCAAGTGACTTTG TCCTAAAGATGAAAATCAAGGAGGTGAAAAAGGAAAAGGGTGACCGGAAGCTGATTGCagcacaaaagaagaagaaagttctGAAGCAGGGCGTGCTGAGGAAGAAGGACCTGAAGAAGCTGACCTTGTACATTAAGAATGGTGCCAACTGTCCGTGCTCCCAGCTGGACAGCCTGGGCTCCAACTTCCTCATCATGGGCCGCAAAGTGGACCAACAACTGCTTCTCACATCCATTCACAAGTGGGACAAGAAGAGCAAGGAGCTCAAGGTCGCCATCAAATACATGAAGTCCCATCAGTGCCCCACCTACCACACCGTCTTCCAGTGA